A single Cupriavidus sp. D39 DNA region contains:
- a CDS encoding S1 family peptidase, which translates to MYRRERSSLLCLLLAMGTIGIWPACWGAERTEVFDIGHLGGDMKAAGARTHASRAAGKDKSHEGMFRSGTAFFVTQSGEMLTSAHVVRGCERINVWPRDMTSIPASLVAIDEQLDVALLATNRAVKTAARPLAISVHQGMSVYTIGFGLTPSSPLVPVMTRGYVHGTAQPKGHRLLVLRAALHEGNSGGPVVDAQGALLGMIVGRYTNNPELSVAVRAQDLARFLDARPGAPTPPILQAPEMKPGARLRQISALVQCLE; encoded by the coding sequence ATGTACCGACGCGAACGCTCCTCACTGTTGTGCCTGCTATTGGCAATGGGGACGATCGGCATCTGGCCTGCGTGCTGGGGAGCGGAGCGTACCGAGGTCTTCGATATCGGGCATCTCGGCGGCGACATGAAAGCTGCGGGCGCCCGAACGCATGCAAGCCGCGCCGCCGGAAAGGACAAAAGCCACGAAGGGATGTTTCGCAGTGGCACGGCGTTCTTCGTGACCCAGTCAGGCGAAATGCTCACCAGCGCGCACGTCGTTCGCGGTTGCGAGCGGATCAACGTCTGGCCACGCGACATGACGAGCATACCTGCATCCCTGGTGGCAATCGACGAGCAACTGGACGTGGCGCTACTCGCGACGAACCGCGCCGTGAAGACGGCTGCACGACCTCTCGCCATATCGGTCCATCAGGGCATGTCGGTCTATACGATTGGCTTTGGTCTCACGCCGTCGTCGCCTCTTGTGCCTGTCATGACGCGTGGATACGTGCACGGCACCGCTCAGCCCAAGGGCCATCGCCTTCTGGTACTGCGCGCCGCCTTGCATGAAGGCAACAGCGGAGGCCCGGTCGTCGACGCACAGGGGGCACTGCTTGGCATGATCGTGGGCCGATACACGAACAACCCTGAACTCAGCGTCGCGGTTCGCGCTCAGGACCTTGCACGGTTCCTCGACGCGAGGCCAGGCGCGCCGACGCCTCCCATCCTTCAGGCTCCGGAAATGAAGCCAGGCGCAAGGCTTCGCCAGATTTCGGCTCTCGTTCAATGCCTGGAATAG
- a CDS encoding RT0821/Lpp0805 family surface protein: MNKLTVAIGCAAATSAILVGCAQGDSTGMNKTTSGALIGAGAGAALGGLFSHGNAGAIVAGGMAGALLGGIIGREMDERDREARQAALKHALQTAENNQPRTWHNAKTGNSGTIKPLSGYTKSPTAQTCRKFTETYVKEGKSYEQTSRACRNANGEWELAS; the protein is encoded by the coding sequence ATGAACAAATTGACTGTAGCAATTGGCTGCGCCGCGGCGACCAGCGCGATTCTTGTAGGGTGTGCGCAAGGCGATTCGACAGGCATGAACAAGACCACGTCGGGCGCACTGATTGGCGCTGGGGCTGGCGCTGCGCTCGGTGGTCTCTTCAGCCATGGCAATGCGGGCGCCATTGTCGCGGGCGGCATGGCCGGTGCGCTGCTTGGCGGCATCATCGGCAGGGAGATGGATGAACGCGACCGCGAAGCGCGCCAGGCCGCGTTAAAACATGCGTTGCAGACTGCCGAGAACAACCAGCCAAGGACCTGGCATAACGCGAAGACGGGGAATTCCGGCACCATCAAACCGCTCAGCGGATATACGAAGTCTCCAACTGCCCAGACGTGCCGGAAATTTACCGAGACCTATGTGAAGGAAGGAAAGTCGTACGAACAGACTTCACGGGCGTGTCGCAACGCAAACGGTGAGTGGGAGCTTGCCAGCTAA
- a CDS encoding serine/threonine protein kinase — protein sequence MSVRQIGHYEIRTLLGRGGIGEVYGAFDTELERDVAIKTLRPELSLDKGFLDRFRSEATSLAKLNHPNITTLYALFRDGDTTCMVMELVHGHTLETILQRIGRFPVRDSLAVIIQAVMGLRYAHKMGVIHRDIKPSNLMLTESGTLKIMDFGIARIQGSQRLTQQGDVVGTLAYASPEQLRGHEGDGRSDLYSLATVLYELISGRLPFNATSDYELIRAQVETVPPPLAALCPDLDPGVENALMRALAKVPEERFYTVEDFGRALGASPLLADAPDIVREGVLQTYSALDLQATRVASVNTGLNTSANPSVNTMANPSVNRGARLRSHVDSAKSTAGTASTAAPPASAPAANESQSRPVAHPPTYNTNIKPDPVLARPRSRVVGLGAAAAGLVIGAGILLMALTRHPQPSPASPSSTANVPQQITVPEPPVQEQPINLPPIALIPTPPAPANPSSPRQDRTVAIRHRGKPSQTLREMSPKCSIRER from the coding sequence ATGTCAGTCAGGCAGATAGGCCACTACGAAATTCGCACCCTGCTAGGGCGTGGCGGGATCGGCGAAGTCTATGGCGCCTTCGATACCGAGCTCGAGCGTGATGTGGCCATCAAGACCCTGCGGCCTGAACTTAGCCTCGACAAGGGCTTTCTGGACCGCTTTCGCTCGGAGGCGACCAGCCTTGCCAAGCTGAATCATCCGAACATCACGACGCTGTATGCGCTGTTCAGGGATGGCGACACCACGTGCATGGTGATGGAGCTTGTTCACGGCCACACGCTTGAGACAATCCTGCAGCGCATTGGCAGGTTTCCCGTGCGGGATAGCCTCGCGGTCATCATTCAGGCCGTCATGGGTTTGCGCTACGCGCACAAGATGGGCGTGATTCACCGGGATATCAAGCCGTCTAACCTGATGCTCACGGAAAGCGGCACGCTGAAAATCATGGATTTCGGCATTGCGCGCATTCAGGGCTCGCAACGCCTCACGCAACAAGGCGATGTCGTCGGCACACTGGCTTACGCCTCGCCGGAGCAATTGCGCGGCCACGAGGGCGACGGCCGCAGTGACCTGTATAGCCTTGCGACGGTTCTGTACGAGCTGATATCCGGGCGACTGCCTTTCAACGCGACCAGCGACTATGAGCTGATCCGCGCGCAGGTGGAGACGGTACCGCCCCCTCTGGCCGCATTGTGTCCGGACCTCGATCCCGGCGTCGAAAACGCACTGATGCGGGCGCTTGCCAAGGTGCCTGAGGAGCGGTTCTACACGGTAGAGGACTTTGGCCGCGCATTGGGGGCTTCGCCGCTGCTTGCGGACGCGCCCGATATCGTGCGCGAAGGAGTGCTTCAGACGTACAGCGCGCTCGATCTTCAGGCGACCCGTGTCGCGAGCGTGAACACAGGCTTGAACACAAGCGCGAACCCGAGCGTGAACACGATGGCGAACCCGAGCGTGAACAGAGGCGCCCGACTGCGCAGCCATGTGGATTCCGCTAAAAGCACTGCGGGCACTGCGAGCACTGCGGCACCCCCGGCATCTGCGCCGGCTGCAAACGAATCGCAATCCCGACCAGTTGCGCATCCTCCAACCTACAACACGAACATCAAGCCGGATCCGGTGCTAGCGCGCCCGCGGTCACGCGTTGTCGGCCTCGGCGCGGCTGCCGCCGGCCTGGTCATTGGTGCGGGCATACTCTTGATGGCACTGACGCGGCATCCGCAACCCTCGCCCGCGTCGCCCTCGTCGACTGCAAATGTGCCGCAGCAGATTACCGTGCCCGAGCCACCCGTACAGGAGCAGCCGATCAACCTGCCACCGATCGCTCTGATTCCAACGCCTCCGGCCCCAGCGAATCCGTCGTCCCCCCGGCAGGACCGAACGGTAGCAATCCGGCATCGCGGCAAGCCAAGCCAGACCTTGAGGGAAATGTCGCCCAAGTGCTCGATTCGGGAGCGCTGA
- a CDS encoding protein phosphatase 2C domain-containing protein, which produces MRDAKRRRLRARPERGRGWLHDSPRGRSVCACRRAGRGGGWNGGHAAGEVASRIALRTVLHEYYRDPGLPTEALKKAFFVANQAIGEHVAAEPSCDGMGTTCSAVAIVNDLAYIAHIGDSRIYLLRQREFRQLTEDDSLVGEMFREGLLTAEEANRHPDKNVLLRALGAPEYEPAVSPDGFPLEHDDVLMLCTDGISDQIDDATIASVIMQFEPVDACQKLIELARMAGGLDNASVAICSLQRQPTRRGASVRSTRETNVPPNVTG; this is translated from the coding sequence GTGCGCGATGCTAAGCGACGTAGGTTGCGTGCGCGGCCAGAACGAGGACGCGGTTGGCTGCATGATTCCCCGCGAGGACGATCCGTTTGCGCATGCCGGCGCGCTGGCCGTGGTGGCGGATGGAATGGGGGGCATGCGGCAGGCGAAGTGGCGAGCCGGATTGCGCTGCGCACGGTGCTTCACGAGTATTACCGCGATCCGGGCCTGCCCACGGAGGCGCTGAAGAAGGCATTTTTCGTTGCCAATCAGGCTATTGGGGAACATGTCGCCGCCGAGCCGAGCTGCGATGGCATGGGAACCACCTGTAGCGCGGTTGCCATTGTCAACGACCTGGCCTATATCGCCCACATCGGCGATAGCCGGATCTACCTGCTGCGCCAACGCGAGTTTCGGCAATTGACTGAAGACGACTCCCTGGTCGGCGAGATGTTCCGCGAGGGTCTGCTCACAGCAGAAGAGGCAAACAGACACCCCGACAAGAATGTACTCCTGCGGGCACTCGGAGCGCCGGAATATGAGCCAGCCGTTTCACCGGATGGGTTTCCCCTCGAACATGACGATGTCCTGATGCTATGCACTGACGGCATCAGCGACCAGATCGATGACGCGACGATTGCGTCGGTGATCATGCAGTTTGAGCCGGTCGACGCCTGTCAAAAACTGATTGAGCTCGCCCGCATGGCAGGAGGGCTGGATAACGCGTCGGTCGCCATCTGCAGTTTGCAGCGGCAACCGACGAGGCGTGGCGCGTCAGTTCGCTCAACGCGCGAGACCAACGTCCCCCCGAACGTAACGGGTTGA
- a CDS encoding trypsin-like peptidase domain-containing protein, translating into MRRIIITHLSGSKAHQIEQFEVDRFDKLILGRDPTATVVFDPQRDDLVSRQHAAIQIKKDDPARYMLVDLGSSNGTFLNGRRVDDETLLEPGDTIELGEGGPRLTFDLEPRPVPAPAPTRLSAKALAETRVGSPTAVPASAVPATGRASAHTGAMQETRGGQPPADTVRAEPTPATDDRVGKETVLRMMNQERRSTGRRLIIGAGVAAVLAAIVVGAFAHFGILFGRSPEAIVAEFGEATVVVEARWHIVDKNTGRPIYQRICIVENLRLPCYLQIDNNPVQRWLTTDDDDHRGIPIEVGGRGSGFVVKDQGFILTNKHVAQGWKVPGWMDFDSNGGILIRISTGGQGEITMARINPKAYRQLKGWDFDHAVRLIRPNFAAPGGMALGTMSLALLEGRNESLSVRFPNTRDSIEARLVKASAEADVAEIKIDATRKLPTINLASVGTRPRVGERVTVLGYPGISEEKHALVQSSEGGNITNFVELIPQPTVTEGIIAKVGDTVKSEKNVQTYDDLGDVYQLTVTATGHGNSGGPVFDGDGKVIGLFTYSRSMGDERVTFAVPIKYGLDLLLN; encoded by the coding sequence ATGAGACGCATCATCATCACGCATCTATCCGGCTCGAAGGCCCATCAAATCGAGCAATTCGAGGTAGACCGGTTCGATAAACTGATTCTGGGTCGCGATCCGACCGCCACCGTCGTCTTTGACCCGCAACGCGACGATCTGGTGAGTCGTCAGCATGCTGCCATTCAAATCAAGAAAGACGATCCGGCCCGCTACATGCTGGTCGACCTGGGCAGCAGCAACGGCACATTCCTTAACGGCCGCCGGGTCGATGATGAGACGCTACTGGAGCCGGGTGACACCATCGAACTGGGCGAAGGCGGACCGCGTCTGACGTTCGATCTGGAACCTCGGCCCGTTCCTGCTCCCGCACCGACACGCTTGAGCGCGAAAGCGTTAGCTGAAACGCGCGTGGGCTCTCCCACGGCTGTGCCTGCCTCCGCTGTTCCCGCGACAGGGCGGGCCAGCGCGCACACGGGGGCAATGCAGGAAACCCGGGGCGGCCAGCCGCCGGCGGACACAGTCCGCGCGGAGCCGACTCCGGCCACGGATGATCGCGTGGGCAAAGAGACCGTGCTGCGGATGATGAATCAGGAAAGGCGCTCCACCGGGCGCAGGCTGATCATCGGCGCGGGCGTCGCAGCCGTGCTTGCAGCCATCGTCGTCGGCGCATTTGCGCATTTCGGCATTCTGTTTGGCAGGAGTCCTGAGGCAATCGTCGCAGAATTCGGCGAGGCAACGGTGGTCGTGGAGGCCCGCTGGCACATCGTTGACAAGAATACGGGCCGCCCCATTTATCAGCGTATTTGCATCGTCGAGAACCTGCGACTTCCCTGCTATCTCCAGATCGACAACAATCCGGTCCAGCGCTGGCTGACGACCGACGACGACGATCATCGCGGCATTCCGATCGAGGTAGGGGGACGTGGCAGTGGCTTTGTGGTCAAGGACCAGGGCTTCATTCTGACGAACAAGCACGTCGCGCAAGGATGGAAGGTGCCGGGCTGGATGGACTTCGACTCGAATGGCGGCATACTGATTCGTATCTCGACGGGCGGCCAGGGTGAAATCACCATGGCGCGAATCAACCCAAAGGCCTATCGACAGCTTAAAGGCTGGGATTTCGACCACGCGGTGAGGTTGATCAGGCCGAACTTCGCGGCACCAGGAGGCATGGCGCTCGGTACCATGTCCCTGGCCCTCCTCGAGGGGCGCAACGAAAGCTTGTCGGTACGCTTCCCCAATACGCGGGACAGCATCGAGGCGCGTCTTGTCAAGGCGTCGGCCGAAGCGGACGTGGCGGAAATCAAGATTGACGCTACGCGCAAACTCCCCACGATCAACCTTGCATCGGTGGGTACACGACCGCGCGTGGGCGAGCGGGTGACAGTGCTCGGCTATCCAGGCATATCCGAGGAAAAGCACGCGCTCGTTCAATCGAGTGAAGGCGGCAATATTACCAATTTCGTCGAACTGATTCCTCAGCCTACGGTCACGGAAGGCATCATCGCGAAGGTCGGCGACACGGTCAAGTCTGAAAAGAATGTCCAGACTTACGATGACCTGGGTGATGTCTACCAGCTTACCGTGACCGCGACAGGCCATGGCAATAGCGGCGGCCCCGTGTTCGACGGCGACGGCAAGGTGATCGGGCTGTTTACCTATTCCCGCTCGATGGGCGACGAACGGGTGACTTTCGCGGTCCCGATCAAGTACGGACTTGATTTGCTCCTTAACTGA
- a CDS encoding putative toxin-antitoxin system toxin component, PIN family, translating into MNDRRLVLDTNALISRLLVPTGVAAKAVDHALASGVLLLSEETLGELAEVLARPKFDRYVSIADRQHFLRLLGGVARIVPISHRVAACRDPKDDKFLHVALNGEAEVIVTGDADLLVLHPFHGVDIVSPAVFLLRP; encoded by the coding sequence ATGAATGATCGCCGATTGGTACTGGATACCAACGCGCTGATCAGCCGATTGCTCGTTCCCACTGGCGTGGCGGCAAAGGCGGTGGACCATGCGCTGGCATCAGGCGTTTTGTTGTTGTCCGAGGAGACGCTGGGCGAGTTGGCTGAAGTCCTGGCCAGGCCCAAGTTCGACCGCTATGTCTCTATCGCGGATCGCCAGCATTTCCTGCGGTTGCTGGGAGGGGTTGCGCGAATTGTCCCGATCAGCCATCGGGTCGCGGCATGCCGCGACCCCAAGGATGACAAGTTCCTCCACGTAGCGCTCAACGGCGAGGCCGAAGTCATCGTAACGGGGGATGCGGATTTGCTGGTCCTGCATCCTTTCCATGGCGTCGATATCGTGAGTCCGGCAGTGTTTCTCCTGCGGCCGTAA
- a CDS encoding type II toxin-antitoxin system Phd/YefM family antitoxin — translation MRTVTASEAKQALASVIEAAAREPIVIQRQKRDVAVVMSMQEYQRLTQLNVAEFQRFCDVVGASAAAAGVTEEKLAELLASDE, via the coding sequence ATGCGAACCGTAACAGCGAGCGAAGCCAAGCAGGCCCTTGCTAGTGTGATCGAAGCGGCAGCTCGCGAACCGATCGTGATTCAGCGACAGAAGCGAGACGTTGCCGTGGTCATGTCCATGCAGGAATATCAGCGCTTGACGCAGCTGAATGTGGCAGAGTTCCAAAGGTTTTGCGATGTGGTCGGGGCCTCGGCTGCCGCGGCAGGCGTGACGGAGGAGAAACTGGCGGAGCTGCTGGCCAGTGATGAATGA